The DNA segment AAAAATACACAATCTGTAGTAAACAGAAATTATCAATCAATACTCCTTGACAAAATCCTTCCCCACCTAAGTGACGAAGAATTTTCCTATGTAAAAAGAGGGATTAATAGCAAAGGTGCTGGAAAATACGGTAATGATCCCGCATATCGTAAAAGCACAGGTTTTGAAGTATTAATTGGCTTTCTTTATCTCAAAGATGAAGAAAGACTTTACAAATTACTTTCGGAGGTGTTAGAATGAGCCGCTCAATCATTATCGATGGTTCTGTTATTTACACCAATTACAGTCAAATTATGGGACATAAAAAATTCGAGGCACTTTTAAAAGAATTCATTGAAATTCTCGTCGAAAAAAATAGTCCACTACTACAAGCCCTTTCCCCTTTTAAATTTGGAGATGAGTATGATACAAAAAGAATAGCTGAATACTTTAATCTTCTTACTATGAGAAATTTAAAAGAATTATCCCATATTTTAAGTTACACTAATCCCGTACAATTGGAAAAATTTATAGAAGCGTTTTATACTTTCTGGCGCTCAAAACACAGATTTATGATTCGTAATGAAAAATATGTAAATGATTACAACAGAAGGGCAAGCGTAGAATATACTATGACAATGGTCGCTGATCAATTTAAGGCTGTTATTAAAAATTTATACCGGCAATTATTATCCAATATAACCAATGAATTTCCCAAAGTTATGAGACAACTTCCAAGTGGAGCTCAAGCAATGTTTTTATACGACTATGTCAAATGTGAAAACTTCAATTTGAACTGGATGGAGAAAATTCCCACAATTTGGGGAGCAATTTTTGACCCACCTGCAATATTCTACACGAAATCCAACAAAAGAAAGGGAATTATACCCGTAGTTGAAAAAAATATAATAGATAAAATTGAGTTATCTTCCAATGAATGGTTTAGAATACCGATATTTGTAGGAAAACTACTATTTTTTAACTTTGTTCACAAAGATTTTCTTGCTCACGGTGCAGGATTGGCAAATCTATTTGAAATTGCCTCCCCAAAAGATATCAAAAACAGAAAACCCGATGGCATAATTATTTTTGGAATTTCACCAGACAAAATACCAGATTACACAGACGAATGGAAAAATGCTGTAGTCTTCAAAGAAAAAAATCTATACGTTGGAGTTATCCCAAATTTAGATGAAAACGATTATTTTGGATATATGAAAAAAACAACACTTACTGTTCACAACCTCATTATGATAGACAATGGAAAACTTCCAATACATGGTTCCATGGCAAAAATCACTCTAAAATCCGGGAAAAGTGCTGTTGCAATGTTCTTAGGAGACAGTGGAGCAGGAAAGAGTGAAACTTTAGAAGCACTAAATAGGTTAGATGAAGTAGCAGATGTAAATATTATCATCGATGATATGGGAAGTCTAAGTATAGAAAACAACAAAGTCGTGGCATATGGAACTGAAACAGGAGCATTTGTAAGACTTGATGACCTTCCACCAGGTTATGCATACCACACTATGGACAGAAGTATATTTATGAATCCAGATAAAATAAATGCAAGAGTCATTGTTCCTTTTAACAATTACAAAGAAATAGTTACACCAACAAAAATCGATTTCTTGTTTTATGCTAACAACTACACAGAAGTTAAAAATAACGAGGAAAGAATAAAATTTTTTGACTCGTATGAAGAAGCACTAAAAGTCTTTTCTGAAGGGAAAAGGATGGCAAAAGGCACAACCGCTGAAATTGGAATCACCACTTCTTATTTTTCAAATCCATTTGGTGCAATTCAGATGCGAGAAAAACATGAAAAGATAGCTGAGAAATTCTTTAAAAAACTATTTGAAACGGAGGTGAAAGTAGGTGAAATAAGGACGATGCTTGGGATAAAAGGATATGAAAAGAAAGGTACTATCCTTGCTGCAAAAGCATTACTAAAATTAATTGAAAAGAAGGGGTGAAATAGTGTTAAGTAAAGATCTGATAAAAGACATTATAGGCACAGTTTTAAAATACGGTGGTGACTTTGCAGAAGTATTTATTGAAAACAAATACGAAAACAGAATAGAACTTGCAGATGGTTTTATTCAAAAAGCAAATACAAATAACATTTCGGGAATAGGTATACGGGGGTTTTTGGGAAATAAAGCTATATACGCATACACAAACATCTTTGAAAGGGACAATCTTCTATCTGTAGCCAAAAGAGTTGGAGAGGCACTTTCCGAAACAAAAGTTTCCAACTTAAAGTTGGACTTTGATGACAAAAAAATAAAAAACAGACATCTAATACATTTTTATCCAATGGAAATTGATAAAACAGAAAAGGCTAAAATAATGAAAACGGCATACCATGCAGCCAAAAATTTCTCGAATTTAATAAAGCAAGTACTTGTTTGGTACTGGGAGTATGATCAAGAAATTTTAGTTGCAAATTCAGAAGGTACCTGGGCAGAAGATAGAAGGGTCAAAACAAGGTTAATGATAAACACCGTCGCAGAACATAATGGAAATATGGAGCGTGGATTTTATGGACCAGGGGCTGGTATGGGATTTGAATTTTTTAATACTATCGATGTAGAAGAAGCCGCAAAAAGAGCGGCAAGAATAGCCGTTAGAATGGTAGATGCCGAACCTGCACCAGCTGGGAAAATGCCTGTAGTTATCTCAAATGAATTCGGTGGAGTTATCTTCCACGAAGCGGTAGGACATGCACTTGAAGCAACTTCTGTAGCAAAAGGTGCTTCAGTATTTGCTGGAAAGTTAGGACAAAAAGTTGCGGCAGAATGTGTATCTGCAGTTGATGATGCAACAATTCCAAATGGATGGGGTTCTGCAAATGTGGATGATGAGGGAACACCAACAAGAAGAAATCTTTTAATCGATAAAGGTATACTTGTTGGATATCTAATAGATAAACTTGGAGCAAGAAGAATGAATATGGAAAGTACCGGTAGTGCTAGAAGACAAGACTATACATTTGCACCTACTTCAAGAATGAGCAACACATTTATACTCCCTGGAAAATACTATCCCGAAGAGATTATAGCTGCTACCGAGTATGGACTTTATGCGAAAACAATGGGAGGAGGCTCTGTAATGCCTGGTACAGGTGAGTTTAACTTTGCTGTAATGGAGGCCTATTTGATAGAAAATGGAAAAATTACAAAACCTGTGAAAGGTGCAACCCTTATTGGAAAAGGCTATGAAATTATACAAAAAATAGATATGGTAGGTAACGACATAGCAAGAGGTCAAGGGGTTTGTGGTTCAATATCCGGCGCTGTACCCGCAGATGTGGGACAACCTACAATCAGAGTTTCAGAAATACTTGTCGGGGGGCGAAATAAATGAATTTAAAAGAATTTAAAGATAAACTTTTTGCGCTTGCAAAGAAAAATGGTTTCGAAGCACAAGTAGAATTTTCTGAAAAAATGGAATTTATGGTTTCATATGCAAACGATGATATTGATCAGTATAAAGATGCATCAAATTCTAGAGTAACTATAAAAATACTAAAAGATGGAAAGATAGGAAAGAGCTTTTCCGAAAGATTTGACGATCCAGAAGCTTTATTCAACGAAGCACTTTCTAATTGGAAAATAACAGATACAGAAGATGAAAATTTCTTTTACGATGGAAAAGGAAAATACCTTGAAATGAAAACTTATGATGGAAATTTCGAAAAAACTCCTGTTAAGGAAAAACTTGACTTTGTAAAAAAACTTTACAACAGCGCAAAATGTGATGAAAGAATTGTAACAGTACCAAATGCCGTATTTCAAAATTTAAAAATTTCAAAGTCAATTTCAAATACTCTTGGATTAGATATTTCATCCACAATGGATGGTGGATTTTCATATGCTATATCAATATCAAAAGATGATAACACACATTCTGGATTTTGGTTTGAAATAGGCAAAAGATTTGAAGATTTATCTCCAGAACAAATTGGTAAAAAAGCTTGTAAAGAAGCTTTAAGCCTTTTAGGGGCAAAACCTGTAAAATCTGGCAAATATAGAGTAATAATCAGAAATACCGCATTTGAAGAGCTTTTAGGACTTTTAAAGAGTATGATTTCCGCCGAAAATGTCCAAAAAAATATATCTCCACTAAAGGGAAAAATAAATGAAAAGATTGGAAACACTATTTTAAACATTAAAGATCTGCCATATGTTGAAGGAAGTATAAATAACAGACCATTTGATGATGAAGGTGTTCCAACAAAAGAAACAGTTATAATTGAAAATGGTGTTTTAAAAAGCTACCTATACGATTTAAAAACTGCAAAAAAGGATAACGTTGAATCTACTGGAAATAGTTTAAATGGATCAATTGAACCAATAAATTTGGTAATAGAAAGTGGTAATTATTCATTTAATGAACTTGTAAACAAACTAGATAACGGCATTATAATAATCAGCATTGATGGTATGCATTCAGGTGCAAATCCCGTGTCCGGAAATTTCTCATTAGGTGCAAGAGGATACAAAGTTGAAAACGGAGAAATTGTACATGCAGTTGAACAAATCACTATATCTGGTAACTTCATAGATTTACTAAATAAAATTGAAAGTGTGGGAAACGATTC comes from the Thermosipho affectus genome and includes:
- a CDS encoding TldD/PmbA family protein; protein product: MLSKDLIKDIIGTVLKYGGDFAEVFIENKYENRIELADGFIQKANTNNISGIGIRGFLGNKAIYAYTNIFERDNLLSVAKRVGEALSETKVSNLKLDFDDKKIKNRHLIHFYPMEIDKTEKAKIMKTAYHAAKNFSNLIKQVLVWYWEYDQEILVANSEGTWAEDRRVKTRLMINTVAEHNGNMERGFYGPGAGMGFEFFNTIDVEEAAKRAARIAVRMVDAEPAPAGKMPVVISNEFGGVIFHEAVGHALEATSVAKGASVFAGKLGQKVAAECVSAVDDATIPNGWGSANVDDEGTPTRRNLLIDKGILVGYLIDKLGARRMNMESTGSARRQDYTFAPTSRMSNTFILPGKYYPEEIIAATEYGLYAKTMGGGSVMPGTGEFNFAVMEAYLIENGKITKPVKGATLIGKGYEIIQKIDMVGNDIARGQGVCGSISGAVPADVGQPTIRVSEILVGGRNK
- a CDS encoding Mini-ribonuclease 3 is translated as MDIFSRIKPNVNTNELSTDTLAYIGDAVFNLYVKLHYFKKTSVKKLHKNTQSVVNRNYQSILLDKILPHLSDEEFSYVKRGINSKGAGKYGNDPAYRKSTGFEVLIGFLYLKDEERLYKLLSEVLE
- a CDS encoding TldD/PmbA family protein, with the protein product MNLKEFKDKLFALAKKNGFEAQVEFSEKMEFMVSYANDDIDQYKDASNSRVTIKILKDGKIGKSFSERFDDPEALFNEALSNWKITDTEDENFFYDGKGKYLEMKTYDGNFEKTPVKEKLDFVKKLYNSAKCDERIVTVPNAVFQNLKISKSISNTLGLDISSTMDGGFSYAISISKDDNTHSGFWFEIGKRFEDLSPEQIGKKACKEALSLLGAKPVKSGKYRVIIRNTAFEELLGLLKSMISAENVQKNISPLKGKINEKIGNTILNIKDLPYVEGSINNRPFDDEGVPTKETVIIENGVLKSYLYDLKTAKKDNVESTGNSLNGSIEPINLVIESGNYSFNELVNKLDNGIIIISIDGMHSGANPVSGNFSLGARGYKVENGEIVHAVEQITISGNFIDLLNKIESVGNDSKDFGGVITPSILISELDIAGE
- a CDS encoding phosphoenolpyruvate carboxykinase (ATP): MSRSIIIDGSVIYTNYSQIMGHKKFEALLKEFIEILVEKNSPLLQALSPFKFGDEYDTKRIAEYFNLLTMRNLKELSHILSYTNPVQLEKFIEAFYTFWRSKHRFMIRNEKYVNDYNRRASVEYTMTMVADQFKAVIKNLYRQLLSNITNEFPKVMRQLPSGAQAMFLYDYVKCENFNLNWMEKIPTIWGAIFDPPAIFYTKSNKRKGIIPVVEKNIIDKIELSSNEWFRIPIFVGKLLFFNFVHKDFLAHGAGLANLFEIASPKDIKNRKPDGIIIFGISPDKIPDYTDEWKNAVVFKEKNLYVGVIPNLDENDYFGYMKKTTLTVHNLIMIDNGKLPIHGSMAKITLKSGKSAVAMFLGDSGAGKSETLEALNRLDEVADVNIIIDDMGSLSIENNKVVAYGTETGAFVRLDDLPPGYAYHTMDRSIFMNPDKINARVIVPFNNYKEIVTPTKIDFLFYANNYTEVKNNEERIKFFDSYEEALKVFSEGKRMAKGTTAEIGITTSYFSNPFGAIQMREKHEKIAEKFFKKLFETEVKVGEIRTMLGIKGYEKKGTILAAKALLKLIEKKG